A single window of Streptomyces griseoviridis DNA harbors:
- a CDS encoding D-alanyl-D-alanine carboxypeptidase, whose translation MTREPESGAARTGGVDTATRVFAVRDADMAASDEERPEETGTGAGGAEVPEAVAAAWVRRGADPEAPEPAEAPGSIDAKPTDGKAAQAGNDAGGKAEARAKVPAPARGDAGPAGKGAEDTQAGKGDEDTQAGKAGKGDAGKAAPRPTAPTAPGAEATGAPEAPEAPTAPADAAEGDETPSSPSEPATDGTRPATDGTGPAPGDTDTPEDGKAPANGKAPGNGKTPEAAKTAEAPEAAKTPATPATPAAPTAPGAAAPAASAAEPAADESADRGDGDRDGDAPKAPSPAPKSGATDAKPESEPEPESQPKAAAKKPEPTEATPGDDAKTAPAADTDTDTDPDSGIAPGDDPAPEPLDHPTTVFKAPRPAKPEVDQPTTMLKLGTGAERASKFVALKPLDEPQGRPPAAGATRSVPQVGPELTTQQPLPPKPPLDLLAELTNTPPPPQTPVRTLVRRVKIWTPLVLLLILVFAIAQAFRPLPTPTLALTAADSYTFDGSQAQLPWPSEGQGSMDVNGIGTMGAFGKQTPVAIGSVAKAMTAYIVLKDHPMKSGSDGEKIKVDALAEKEGGYDKDGESTLNTVKAGDVLTERDALSAIMIPSANNIARLLARWDAGSEAEFIKKMNDTAKELGMENTTYTDASGLKETTVSTAEDQVKLGNELVRIPALMEITRLPSWKDPSGQTWQNYNRLVPYNGALGIKTGTTTKAGGNLLFAATKDVDGQTVTVVGAILGQHTAPIIDTVNAVSKTAMVAAQDALKSAKILKKGDVVGYVDDRLGGHTPIVVTKDVSAVGWSGLKVKLSFDAGDIPHTAKAGTTVGTLTVGDGDGGAVKVPVQLQRELAEPGLGAKLTRIT comes from the coding sequence ATGACGAGGGAACCGGAATCCGGGGCCGCCCGCACGGGCGGGGTGGACACGGCGACCCGCGTCTTCGCGGTACGGGACGCGGACATGGCCGCCTCCGACGAGGAGCGCCCCGAGGAGACCGGCACGGGCGCGGGCGGCGCCGAGGTGCCGGAGGCCGTCGCCGCCGCGTGGGTGCGCCGGGGCGCCGACCCCGAGGCGCCCGAACCGGCCGAGGCCCCCGGGTCCATCGACGCGAAGCCCACCGACGGCAAGGCCGCCCAGGCCGGCAATGACGCCGGCGGCAAGGCGGAGGCCCGCGCGAAGGTCCCCGCCCCCGCGCGGGGCGACGCCGGGCCGGCCGGTAAGGGCGCCGAGGACACCCAGGCCGGCAAGGGCGACGAGGACACGCAGGCCGGCAAGGCCGGCAAGGGCGACGCGGGGAAGGCCGCGCCGCGCCCCACCGCACCCACCGCCCCCGGCGCCGAAGCCACCGGGGCACCAGAGGCCCCGGAGGCGCCCACAGCGCCCGCTGACGCCGCCGAGGGTGACGAGACCCCGTCAAGCCCCTCCGAGCCCGCCACGGACGGCACCAGGCCCGCTACGGACGGCACCGGGCCCGCCCCGGGCGACACCGACACCCCCGAGGACGGCAAGGCTCCCGCGAACGGCAAGGCTCCCGGGAACGGCAAAACTCCCGAGGCGGCCAAGACCGCTGAGGCGCCCGAGGCGGCCAAGACCCCCGCGACTCCCGCGACTCCCGCGGCCCCCACGGCCCCCGGCGCCGCCGCTCCCGCCGCCTCCGCCGCCGAGCCCGCCGCCGACGAGTCCGCCGACCGCGGTGACGGGGACCGTGACGGTGACGCCCCGAAGGCGCCGTCCCCCGCGCCCAAGTCCGGCGCCACGGACGCGAAGCCCGAGTCCGAGCCTGAGCCCGAGTCTCAGCCCAAGGCCGCCGCCAAGAAGCCCGAGCCCACCGAGGCCACCCCGGGCGACGACGCCAAGACCGCCCCGGCCGCCGACACCGACACCGACACCGACCCGGACTCAGGCATCGCCCCCGGCGACGACCCCGCCCCCGAACCCCTCGACCACCCCACCACCGTCTTCAAGGCGCCCCGGCCGGCGAAGCCCGAGGTCGATCAGCCGACCACGATGCTGAAGCTCGGTACCGGTGCCGAGCGGGCCAGCAAGTTCGTCGCGCTCAAGCCGCTCGACGAGCCGCAGGGCCGCCCGCCCGCCGCGGGCGCCACCAGGTCCGTGCCGCAGGTCGGCCCGGAGCTGACCACCCAGCAGCCGCTGCCGCCGAAGCCGCCGCTGGATCTGCTGGCCGAGCTGACCAACACCCCGCCGCCCCCGCAGACCCCGGTCCGCACTCTGGTCAGGCGGGTCAAGATCTGGACCCCGCTGGTCCTGCTCCTGATCCTCGTGTTCGCGATCGCGCAGGCTTTCCGGCCGCTGCCGACGCCCACCCTCGCGCTCACCGCCGCCGACTCCTACACCTTCGACGGCAGCCAGGCGCAGCTCCCCTGGCCGTCCGAGGGACAGGGCAGCATGGACGTGAACGGCATCGGCACGATGGGCGCCTTCGGCAAGCAGACGCCGGTCGCCATCGGCTCCGTCGCGAAGGCGATGACGGCGTACATCGTCCTCAAGGACCACCCGATGAAGTCGGGCTCGGACGGCGAGAAGATCAAGGTGGACGCCCTCGCGGAGAAGGAGGGCGGCTACGACAAGGACGGTGAGTCCACGCTCAACACCGTCAAGGCCGGTGACGTCCTCACCGAGCGGGACGCGCTGTCGGCCATCATGATCCCGTCGGCGAACAACATCGCGCGGCTCCTCGCCCGCTGGGACGCGGGCTCCGAGGCGGAGTTCATCAAGAAGATGAACGACACCGCCAAGGAACTCGGCATGGAGAACACCACGTACACCGACGCCTCCGGCCTCAAGGAGACCACCGTCTCCACCGCCGAGGACCAGGTGAAGCTGGGCAACGAGCTGGTGCGGATCCCGGCGCTGATGGAGATCACCCGGCTGCCCAGCTGGAAGGACCCGTCGGGCCAGACCTGGCAGAACTACAACCGCCTGGTCCCCTACAACGGCGCCCTCGGCATCAAGACCGGCACCACCACCAAGGCGGGCGGCAACCTGCTCTTCGCCGCCACCAAGGACGTCGACGGCCAGACCGTCACCGTCGTCGGCGCGATCCTCGGCCAGCACACCGCGCCGATCATCGACACCGTCAACGCGGTCAGCAAGACCGCGATGGTCGCCGCCCAGGACGCCCTGAAGTCGGCGAAGATCCTCAAGAAGGGCGACGTCGTCGGGTACGTGGACGACCGGCTCGGCGGCCACACGCCCATCGTCGTCACCAAGGACGTCAGCGCGGTCGGCTGGTCGGGCCTCAAGGTGAAGCTCTCCTTCGACGCGGGCGACATCCCGCACACCGCGAAGGCCGGCACCACGGTGGGCACGCTCACCGTCGGCGACGGTGACGGCGGCGCCGTCAAGGTCCCGGTCCAGCTCCAGCGGGAGCTGGCCGAACCCGGCCTCGGCGCCAAGCTGACGCGGATCACCTGA
- a CDS encoding GOLPH3/VPS74 family protein has translation MGRSRRTIPEELLLLALDPATGTTAQPQSLDLGLAGAQLVELALAGRIAPDGDRIAVVAPRPTGDPTLDCALELLRRRGAPVRAVHWIGGPRLGLRQTYLSHLERCGMVAAVPGQMCGVLPTTRYQATDTAISREIKSRLDSAIRTGVPPDPRTAALAALAHAVGLGKHLYPGNEGRSSRSRLRDLIRHDPMGGLVAHAVMDVQNGAVAQPRRNPAPAGPTRPSAPEPARGVPMQPRRGSMARVVAH, from the coding sequence ATGGGCAGGAGCCGCAGAACAATTCCGGAAGAGCTTCTGTTGCTGGCTTTGGACCCGGCCACGGGTACCACCGCACAGCCGCAGTCGCTCGACCTCGGCCTGGCCGGAGCGCAGCTAGTAGAGCTCGCGCTGGCCGGTCGGATAGCCCCAGACGGGGATCGTATCGCCGTGGTGGCACCACGGCCGACCGGAGATCCGACTCTGGACTGCGCGTTGGAGCTGCTGCGAAGGCGTGGCGCTCCGGTCCGGGCGGTCCATTGGATCGGCGGGCCCCGACTGGGGCTGCGCCAGACGTACCTCTCGCATCTGGAACGGTGCGGCATGGTTGCCGCCGTGCCGGGACAGATGTGCGGAGTGCTGCCGACGACTCGTTACCAGGCGACGGACACCGCCATCAGCCGGGAGATCAAGTCCCGGCTGGACTCAGCGATCCGCACCGGCGTCCCGCCGGACCCGCGGACCGCGGCGCTCGCCGCCCTGGCCCACGCTGTCGGCCTCGGCAAGCACCTGTATCCGGGCAACGAGGGTCGCTCCTCGCGCTCCCGGCTACGGGATCTGATCAGGCACGACCCGATGGGCGGCCTCGTGGCGCACGCCGTGATGGACGTCCAGAACGGCGCGGTGGCACAGCCTCGTCGCAATCCGGCCCCGGCCGGACCGACCAGGCCGTCCGCACCGGAGCCCGCGCGCGGTGTTCCGATGCAGCCGCGCCGGGGTTCGATGGCGCGCGTCGTGGCTCACTGA
- a CDS encoding helix-turn-helix domain-containing protein yields MASNVNPTVRRRRLGQELRRLREIKGMTAEEVAERLLVSQSKISRLENGRRSISQRDVRDLCGVYEVEDHRIVDSLMQMAKDSRQQGWWHSFGDIPYSVYIGLETDAASLRVYDPQVVPGLLQTREYAEALIAGALPETAPADVEKRVQVRMRRQERITAVDNPLRLWTVMDEAALHRKVGNNALMRAQLDLLVEHSQLPHVTVQVIPFDMGAHPGLNGQYAILEFPDAADSNVVYIEGVTSDLYLEKANDVQKYSVMYEHLRAQALNPDQSRQYIADVAKTYTR; encoded by the coding sequence GTGGCGTCCAATGTCAATCCCACCGTCCGGCGACGGAGGCTGGGTCAGGAACTTCGTCGGCTCCGCGAGATCAAGGGCATGACGGCGGAAGAGGTCGCCGAACGCCTGCTGGTCTCGCAGTCGAAGATCAGCCGGCTGGAGAACGGCCGGCGCAGTATCAGCCAGCGCGACGTGCGCGATCTGTGCGGGGTCTACGAGGTGGAGGACCACCGGATAGTCGACTCCCTGATGCAGATGGCCAAGGACTCGCGCCAGCAGGGCTGGTGGCACTCGTTCGGTGACATCCCGTACAGCGTCTACATCGGTCTGGAGACGGACGCGGCGAGTCTGCGGGTGTACGACCCGCAGGTGGTGCCGGGGCTGTTGCAGACCCGGGAGTACGCGGAGGCGCTGATCGCGGGCGCGCTGCCCGAGACGGCGCCCGCGGATGTCGAGAAGCGGGTCCAGGTGCGGATGCGTCGGCAGGAGCGGATCACGGCGGTGGACAATCCGCTGCGGCTGTGGACGGTGATGGACGAGGCGGCGCTGCACCGGAAGGTGGGCAACAACGCGCTGATGCGGGCCCAGTTGGACCTGCTGGTCGAGCACTCGCAGCTGCCGCATGTGACGGTGCAGGTGATCCCGTTCGACATGGGCGCGCATCCGGGGCTCAACGGGCAGTACGCGATCCTGGAGTTCCCCGACGCGGCGGACTCGAACGTCGTCTACATCGAGGGCGTCACCAGCGATCTGTATCTGGAGAAGGCGAACGACGTCCAGAAGTACAGCGTGATGTACGAGCACTTGAGGGCGCAGGCGCTCAACCCGGACCAGTCGCGGCAGTACATCGCGGACGTCGCGAAGACGTACACGCGGTGA
- a CDS encoding DUF397 domain-containing protein, giving the protein MAIRQGATDTWTKSSYSTGNGACVEIKSPVVAAMAVRDSKVTDGPTLAFPADAWNTFVTSVKG; this is encoded by the coding sequence ATGGCTATTCGTCAGGGCGCCACGGACACGTGGACCAAGTCGTCGTACTCCACCGGAAACGGCGCGTGCGTCGAGATCAAGTCCCCTGTCGTCGCGGCGATGGCCGTGCGCGACTCGAAGGTGACCGACGGGCCGACGCTGGCCTTCCCGGCGGACGCCTGGAACACCTTCGTCACCTCCGTCAAGGGCTAG